The following proteins are encoded in a genomic region of Rattus rattus isolate New Zealand chromosome 2, Rrattus_CSIRO_v1, whole genome shotgun sequence:
- the LOC116892057 gene encoding vomeronasal type-1 receptor 4-like: MYFWNLAVKIIFLSQTTTGILGNFFLLIHYLFYCTEHALKPTDLILMHLIACNVLIVLSKGMPQTLAAFGLKNFLNDFGCRLILYIQRVGQSVSISTTCLLSVFQTISISNRESCCENQKLKAEKYIGCSISSLWVMSKSINFIFFVYILVKRNSKNTTRNRDYKYCSIGGGDDINAVLYTALVVCPEIFFSVLIAWSSGSMIVILYRHKQRVQHIHSCPVSSKNSPESQATKKIQVLVCTFQAFYTLSSVLQGCIALLYNHSWWLVNVTCFTSLCFPSFGHFVLMSHYSFMPRFSFIWIWNKIS, from the coding sequence ATGTACTTCTGGAATCTGGCagtcaaaataattttcttatcaCAAACTACAACAGGAATTCTGgggaatttctttcttcttatccaCTATCTATTCTACTGTACAGAACATGCATTAAAGCCCACAGATTTGATTCTCATGCACCTAATTGCATGCAATGTTTTGATAGTTCTCTCTAAAGGAATGCCCCAAACACTGGCAGCTTTTGGGTTGAAgaactttttaaatgatttcgGATGCAGATTAATTTTGTACATTCAAAGGGTGGGCCAGAGTGTGTCCATTAGCACAACCTGTCTCTTGAGTGTCTTCCAAACCATCAGCATCAGTAACAGAGAATCCTGTTGTGAAAATCAAAAGTTGAAAGCTGAAAAGTATATTGGCtgctccatttcttctctctgggtCATGTCCAAAagtataaatttcattttctttgtctacaTACTTGTCAAAAGGAATAGCAAAAACACTACAAGAAACCGAGATTATAAGTACTGTTCTATTGGAGGGGGTGATGATATCAATGCTGTACTCTATACAGCATTAGTGGTGTGCCCTGAAATCTTCTTTTCTGTGCTCATTGCCTGGTCCAGTGGCTCCATGATTGTCATTCTGTACAGACACAAGCAGAGGGTTCAACACATCCACAGCTGTCCTGTTTCCAGCAAAAACTCACCAGAATCTCAAGCCACAAAGAAGATCCAAGTCCTGGTGTGTACCTTCCAGGCATTTTAtactctctcctctgtcttaCAAGGCTGCATTGCTCTTCTATATAATCACAGTTGGTGGCTGGTGAATGTCACTTGCTTCACTTCTCTGTGTTTTCCATCCTTTGGACACTTTGTTCTTATGAGTCATTACTCTTTTATGCCCAGATTCAGTTTTATCTGGATATGGAATAAAATCTCCTAA